cacacacacacactcaatactcaatcatagaacacacacacacacacacacactcaatactcaatcatagaacacacacacacacacactcaatactcaatcatagaacacacacacacacactcaatactcaatcatagaacacacacactcaatactcaatcatagaacacacacacacacacactcaatactcaatcatagaacacacacactcaatactcaatcatagaacacacacacacacacacactcaatactcaatcatagaacacacacacacacacacactcacacacaccaaacacatcacTAATACACAccactagtacacacacacacacacacacacacacacacacacacactcaccaaacacatcactaatacacacacacaatctgttatatttacacacacacacacacacacacacacacacacacacactcagcaaacacatcactaatacacacacacacacacacacactcaccatacacacacacacacacacacacaccaaacacatcactaatacacacacacaatctgttatatttacacacacaccatacacacatcacacacacacacacactcaccaaacacatcactaatacacacacacaatctgttatatttacacacacacacacacacacacacacactcagcaaacacatcactaatacacacacacacacacactcaccatacacacacacacacaccaaacacatcactaatacacacacacaatctgttatatttacacacacacacacacacacacacacacacaaaacacatctcttatacacacacacacacacacacactcacactcacaaaataCATCATCACtaatacacacccacaaaatctcatatacacacacacacacacaatagtttatatatacacacggacacacagacacactcaatgCATATTAACCCTTTCATCACAGAACACTCACCTtactctgctcctctctctcctctgcatgcATCCAGATGGGCTTATtctcatctgcacacacacacacacacacacacacacacacacacacagagtcattacCGAAGTggcttaaaacacacatacaacttcAGAGGTGATAAAGGGAATGtgtcttgggtgtgtgtgtatgatggcgtgtgtgtgtgcatgatggcgtgtgcgtgtgcgtgcgtgcctgtatgcatgatggtgtgtgtgtgtgtgtgtgtgtgtgtgtgtgtgtgtgtgtgtgtgtgtgtgcgtgtatgatggcgtgtgtgtgtgcgtgtatgatggcgtgtgtgtgtgtgtgtgtgtatgatggcgtgtgtgtgcgtgtgtgtatgtatgatggtgtgtgtgtgtgtgtatgatggcgtgtgtgtgtgtgtgtgtgtgtgtgtgtgtgtgtgcgtgtgtgtatgtatgatggcgtgtgtgtgtgtgtgtgtgtgtgtgtgtgtgtgtgtgtgtgtgtgtgcgtgcgtgcgtgtatgtatgatggcgtgtgtgtgtgtgtgtgtgtgtgtgtgtgtgtgtgtttgtgtgtgtgtgtgtgtgtgtgtgtgtatgttgcccATCTTACCGTCCACGGAGCCGAACTCTCTCTCGTGCGCTCTGGTCAGGATCTCTTTATAGAGAGTCTCTGCCTGCTTAAACTTGCCCTGCTTCAGATAACATGATGCCtggcagagggaaggagagagagagggaaggagagagagagagagagagagagagagagagagagagagagagagagcgagggagagagagagagacagagagagagagagggagggagagagagagagagagagagagagggagagagagagagagagattgagggagagagagagagagagatggagggagagagagacggagggagggagagaaggagaatcaTCATGTCTTGTGTTGTAAGAGTCTTGCCTTCTAAACTCAGTCTGACTCCCTCtgtttatgaacacacacactcacactcacactcacacacacacacacacacacacacacacacacactaggccctaagcgtttctcaaagtgtggggcgcagagacgtgacaggtggggtgtgaatggacgcgatgaacgggagattaatttttttacccctgatctatggcaatgcttttctttatagacaatagattttgattgacgtcggcgtattaattgcagcgggacaattaaaaaaaaaaattttgtttagtttagttagggctgtgtactgtttttcgctacgtgttttacacgtccagtgtgttgagtcagttcaacagtcagACAAACtttcacgagccaggtagcgagcgccttgctcctttactgatgtcaggtgaaaacttatgagtgaaacaataatacacaaaaaacggaaaatacttagaaggtatcttaacgaaacacagcaagttactattagattcattacaccaagaatcagagcaacaacagattacagcacagctggctaataagtgctaacgttagccaccaacggagttatgaatgaatgctgtgctaacggtcacatattagaacgtaacgtatctaaatgaataataattacattttacgtttcaacgaactaacacagttcatagaatttaaacataggtcacttcaacatatttatcacagtgtgagacgaGGGTGCgaggaaaagcataatttaatagaggcttactagatatgtgcgttactaactgtcagttgttccctatcccacgagacgacaatcatgtcaaagtaaaagtccgtcaacagaaagaaatacaatactgtgtgcgtgcagggatggattaccgaacgggctgaaCGGGCCTACCTaagggcccatgagctcagggggggcctaaaccagagcctctgcgtgaagtcgctgttattaactttgcaggctgtcaattgtttttagaccttgtattttgtttatatcagaggtggcttaaatgtatctcttatttgtggttggaagcggtgtattttgttacacgtcctgacccatggtttcataatccgtccatgtgtgcatgtccataacaacaatacactacaacatgaaacatgaaatcactccaagcaatatacatttgctgacctaaataagatgctatttgttattacttgaggttatttcaataattgacaattttaagcttggccactagtgtgtgcagtgtgtgcagtgtgtgtagtgtgtgtgtgtagtatgtttaaagtgtgtgtgtgtgtgtgtgtgtgtgtgtgtgtgtgtagtatgtttaaagtgtgtgtgtgtgtgtgtgtgtgtgtagtgctccTCACCAGGTTGTTCTTGGTCTTggccactagtgtgtgtgtgtgtgtgtgtgtgtgtgtgtgtgtgtagtgtgtgtgtgcagtggtccTCACCAGGTTGTTCTTGGTCTTGGCCACGTTGGGGTCGTCGGGCCCCAGACGGCTCTGGTAGATGTCGAGGGCCCGCTGGTAGTAGTACTCCACCTCATCGTACTTGCCCTGGTTCTGACACAGCAGCGCCAGGTTGTTCAACTGCTTCGCCACGTCAGGGTGGTCTTTAcccagcacctacacacacacacacacacacacacacacacacacacattaacacagcaGCGCCAGGTTGTTCAACTGCTTCGCCACGTCAGGGTGGTCTTTAcccagcacctacacacacacacacacacacacacacacacacacacattaacacagcaGCGCCAGGTTGTTCAACTGCTTCGCCACGTCAGGGTGGTCTTTAcccagcacctacacacacacacacacacacacacacacacacacacacagactgaatcAACAGActtacacagacatgaacacacacacacacctcttccccAGGAGTTGTATAGTCACACACCCTTCCACAACTGGGATCAGTAGCAGCAGCTAGacactacattacccagagaaCACTGCAGTAAGGGGTGGAtctacccagaatgcactgctCCAGGTGTGGCGTACCTTCTCTCTGATCTCCAGGGCGCGTTTGCACAGAGGCTCCGCCTCCTTAtacttccctctcttcccataGAGGACAGCCAAGTTATTCAGTGTAGCCGccacctgcacgcacacacacacacacacacacacacacacacacacacacacacacacacacacacacacacacacacacacacacacacacacacacacacacacacacacacacgaagaggtTAGGTGATTGTGCTTTTGAGACTCATCATCAGCAGAGAAAAAATGGCCATCTGATCACACCCCCGATTCAAAGGAAGCTGTCACtgcacacaggaagtgatgtaatCTCGTGCCCCAAAACAAGCTGTGACTCTTAAAGGTGTGATTGACAGAACCGCTGTGAAGGGCTGACAAAGGggtgctcagagagagagaggaagaagaaaggagagagagatggagagaaaagaagaagaagaagaagaaaggagagatggaaggagggaagagagttTATGATTGATGGGGCACCTGACCTCTCCAACGCTCTGCCTGGATGCAGACCCTACagggtgaagacacacacacacacacacacacactctcaatgacacacacacactaaccctacaGGGTGAAGACACTGCTCTGTTAgaggtcatcacacacacacacacacacacacccacaatgatacacacacacacacacacactctcaatgatacacacacacacacacacacactctcaatgatacacaaacactctcaatgacacacacacacactctcaatgacgcacgcacacacacacacaaacactctcaatgacacacacacacacactctcaattacacacacactctcaatgacGCACGCActctcaatgacacacacacactctcaatgacacacactcacacactccatgacAAAACTAAAcaaggtacaacacacacacacacacactcaccgcagGGTGGTCCCTGCCCAGTGTCTTCTCTCTGATGGCCAGTGCGTCGTTCAGCAGGTTGGCTGCCTCTTTGTACTTGTTCTGGTCCCTagggtggagacacacacacacacacacacacacacacacacagtcatgtcagTAAGGGCCAGCTGTAGCAGGATGAGAGCAAGACTCtgaatctgcacacacacacatacgccaccatacacgtgcacacacacgcaatcatgcacacacacatctgcacacacacaaatctgcacacacgcacacacacacacatctgcacacacccGTCCCCCAATCAGCAGGTTGAGGAGAGCAGGATGACAATACTGCCTGTTGTGGTGGGTTGACAATGGACCACTGTAGAGAGCCAACagctgcctacacacacacacacacacacacatctgcacacacacacacacacacacacacacacacacacacacacacacacacatatgcacacacacacacatatgcacacacacacacacacacactcagtgccatTGATTATTCTGCAGTGCACCCAACTCCACACACTGTGTCATTCAAAACAGCTGAGGGTGAAGGAGTGCTGCAGTGCATGTTGGGTAGCTCTGTCTGACAGaaccagactacacccagaaccagactacacccagaccagacccagacccagaccagacccagactacacccagacccagacccagaaccagacccagacccagactacacccagacccagactacacccagaccagacccagacccagaccagacccagactacacccagacccagactacacccagaccagacccagacccagaccagacccagactacacccagacccagacccagaaccagacccagacccagactacacctagacccagactacacccagacccagaccacacccagactacacccagacccagacccctGTAGAGCAGGCTGCTCACCTGTAGACGAGGGCCAGGATGTTGAGCATGGTGGCCACGTCGGGGTGGTCGTGGCCGGAGGTCTTCTCCAGGTCCTCCAGCGCCTGCTTGCACAGCGGCACGGCCACCTCGTAGCGGCCCTGCGAGGCGTACTGGATCACCAGGTTGTGCAGCGTCCGCAGCCGCGCAGGGATCTCATACCCCCCCTGCTGGGCAGCCACCGCTGCTGCACTGCTGTGGGGCGCCTGGactgggggacagagaggggtgaGCATAGCATTAGCAGTGAGCCATACTGCTGGGTGTAGCATAGCATTAATATTAGCAGTGAGCCATACTGCTGGGTGTAGCATAGCATTAATATTAGCATTGAGACTTACTGCTGGGTGtagcatagcattagcattagcagagACACTTACTGCTGGGTGtagcatagcattagcattagcagtgaGCCATACTGCTGGGTTtagcatagcattagcattagcagtgaGCCATACTGCTGGGTGTAGCATAGCATTAATATTAGCATTGAGACTTACTGCTGGGTGtagcatagcattagcattagcagagACACTTACTGCTGGGTGTAGCATAGCATTAATATTAGCATTGAGCCGTACTGCTGGGTGTAGCATAGCATTAATATTAGCATTGAGACTTACTGCTGGGTCtagcatagcattagcattagcattgagACTTACTGCCAGGTCCAGGCTCATCCTGGTCATCAGGAAACAGGTCATCCAGAGTCTCCCTGCCCGAGTCCGAGTCCTTGTCATCCTACAAGGGAGTGGTACAGACACAagtatatctgtgtgagtgtgtgtggtgtgtgtgtgtgtgtgtgtgtgtgtgagagtgagagtgtgtgtgtgtgtgagagtgtgtgtgtgtgtgtgtgtgtgtgtgtgagtgtgtgtgtgtgtgtgtgtgtgtgtaccgtgggGCTGAGGTCCTGGTCGTATTTCTTGAGCTggttcatgagtgtgtgcgtgagtgtgtgcgtgtgtgtgtgtgtgtgtgtgtgtaccgtgggGCTGAGGTCCTGGTCGTATTTCTTGAGCtggttcatgagtgtgtgtgtgtgtgtgtgtgtgtgtgtgtgtgtgtgtgtgtgtaccgtgggGCTGAGGTCCTGGTCGTATTTCTTGAGCTGGttcatgagtgtgagtgtgagtgtgagtgtgtgtgtgtgtgtgtgtgtgtgtgtgtgtgtgtgtaccgtgggGCTGAGGTCCTGGTCGTATTTCTTGAGCTGGTTCATGAACTCCAGGTGTTTCTTCTCCTCGTCCAGCTGTGCCACGCTCTGCTCGCTGCGCTGGAGCTTCTGCTGCGTGTTGGCCAGCTCGTCCCGCAGCCACTGGTTCTCCTGGCACAGCCGACGCACCTGCGCCCGCAGCTTCTGCTTCTCCGCCTCCACCGCACTCAGGTGCCCCGACAGCGCCAGCATCacctgcgcgcgcacacacacatatatcacacacacacacatatatcacacacacacacacatatcacgcacacacacacacacacacattaagtctTGAGAAAGCCAGTCTCTGTTCCAACTGATCACCCCaaaccccccctcccaaaaaccCCCTTTGCAAAACCCCCCCTAACATTTAAAACTCCATCTCTACTGACTCCTTGCTATCCAACCCCCCCCTCACCTGTGgtccagtgcccccccccccccgacctgtgcttcactgagtcCCAGCTCCAGCATCTCCAGGGACTTGTGTATGGAGGTgctcttgtcacacacacacacacacacacacacacacacacacacacacacacacacaccacacacacacacacacctgtgcttcactgagtcCCAGCTCCAGCATCTCCAGGACTTGTGTATGAAGGTgctcttgtcacacacacacacacacacacacacacacacacacacacacacacacacacacacacacacacctgtgcttcactgagtcCCAGCTCCAGCATCTCCAGGGACTTGTGTATGAAGGTgctcttgtcacacacacacacacacacacacacacacacacacacacacacacacacctgtgcttcactgagtcCCAGCTCCAGCATCTCCAGGGACTTGTGTATGAAGGTgctcttgtcacacacacacacacacacacacacacacacacacacacacacacacacacacacacacactcacctgtgcttcactgagtcCCAGCTCCAGCATCTCCAGGGACTTGTGTATGAAGGTGCTCTTGTCGTGGGAGGCCCTGGCGTCGGGCGAGTGCTTGAGGCGCTCcagcgagtgtgtgagcgagtgtgtgagcgtgtgtgagagcgtgtgtgtgtgtgtgtccacgagGCCCTCCAGGATGGACTGGTGCTCCGCCCGCAGCGCCTCCAGCCCCTGCACCACCTCCCGCGTGCGACACACCAGCTCCTCCTGCGCCACGCGCTCCTCCTGCGCCTCTCCgtcgcccacacacaccaccacccctccctccgacacacacaccgcactcgACATGTCCTCAcgcatcctacacacacagaggagagaggagagagggagagaggtcagtgtttgtgtgtgtgtgtgtgtgtgtgtgtgtgtctgtgtgtgtgtgtgtgtctgtgtgtgtgtgtctgtctgtgtgtgtgtgtctgtctgtgtgtgtgtgtctgtctgtgtgtgtgtgtatgtgtgtctgtgtgtgtgtgtatgtgtgtctgtgtgtgtgtctgtgtgtgtgtctgtgtgtgtgtgtgtgtgtgtgaaagggtaaAGTCACAAAATCTCCTGACATGTTCTTTACTGCAAGAGCATAACCATCAGACacaacagtgtacacacacacacacacacacacacacactctaacactgaTATACACTTGACAGACTACACACATTCTGTGTGAATGTAACCTActctgaacagacacacaccttctcataaagtcccattcacacacactcacacacacacacacacacacacacacacacacacacacacacacacacacgtcctcccTGCAGACATGTGTAAGAGGATTAGGGTTAATTGAGGCTGTGGTGTCATGTGCACAATAAAGCTGCTCAGAGCCTTCACTTctgcatactacacacacacacacacacacacacacacacacacacacacacacactcttcttgcTCCTGGGTCATCATGGCAACAAGCTTAGGACTCTACAGAGCACTCAtgaccccctcacacacacacacacacacacacacacacacacacttccgccAGCCTCCTctaacacagcaacacacactcatctgttcTTTCTACAGTGTTCTGGAAGGACAGAGAActccagagggagagatggagaggggggggggggcatcgcCATGGGGATACCAGGGGAACAATGATGCTGATGTTGCCGTTTGAAATGTAAATATGCCGTTTGAAGTGTTGCCGTGGGGATAGAGTTGTCCCTTTACCGCTGAGGAGAAGGGgctaaaaacaaacagcagtgctccgctactgcaacacacacacacacacacacacacacaaccgcccCACTGCTGCAGCGCTGTGTGTCCCTCTCGGGGATCTGTAGCTGAAATTAGAATGTTTTTGTGGAGAGCGAACTTGTgtgaaaacaacatttcaaCTGTTtaaacacaatctcacacacacacacacactctatatacCTATATACTATTCCACATGAccaagctctctcacacacacacacacacacacacacacacacacacactatatactaTTCCTCATGaccaagctctcacacacacacacacacacactatatactaTTCCTCATGatcaagctctcacacacacacacacacacacacacacacacacacacacacacacacacacaacacttcccAGCTCAGttaacagactgacacacagagagagaaagacctcaTGAtcaagagtacacacacacacacacgcacgcgcacgcgcacgcgcacgcgcacgcgcacacgcacacgcacacgcacacgcacacgcacacgcacacgcacacgcacacacacacacacacacacgtacacacgcacacacgcacacacgcacacacgcacacacgcacacacgcacacacgcacacacacacacacacacacaaaatgcaggCACTATAAGGAAAAGGAAGGAGGAAGCCTTTATTGTAGCATCTATTTGCAATATATATCATTGCCACCATCGccatgtgtttctgttcctactctccttacccctgtaacagtaaccctatgagcacactgtataacTGTATGCCCactaaactgtttttgtgtgcgtcaTGTATTTACCATATGATGtttattgtgtacatttaccccgtGTGGTACAGGCTGTGTACTTCCTATCTCTTCCCatccgacctcaagcagatgggtccccccttatgtgccgtggttctgcttaaggttccttcctgattaacagggagtttctcgttgcccctgtcaccattgtgcttgctctaagggggttcaggcactgggctctgtgaagtgtgtgtgtgtgtgtgtgtgtgtgtgtgtgtgtgtgtgtgtgtgtgtgtgtgtgttctaaggggttccaggcactgggctctgtaaagtgtgtgtgtgtgtgtgtgtgtgtgagagtgtgtgtgtgttttgctctaAGGGgttccaggcactgggctctgtaaagcgtgtgtgtgtgtgtgtgtgtgtgtgtgtgtgtgtgtgtgtgtgtgtgtgctaagggggttcaggcaccgggctctgtaaagcgtgtgtgtgtgtgtgtgtgtgtgtgtgtgtgtgagcgtgtgtgtgtgtgtgtgagtgtgtttgctctaAGGGgttccaggcactgggctctgtaaagcgtgtgtgtgagtgtgtgtgtgtgtgagagtgtgtgtgtgtgtgtgtgtgtgtgtgtgtgtgtgtgtgtgtgtgtgtatgtgtgtgtgtgtgtgtgagagcgtgtgtgtgtgtgtgtgagcgtgtgtgtgtgagagcgtgtgtgtgtgtgtgtgtgtgtgtgagagcgtgtgtgtgtgtgtgcgtgtgtgtgtgtgtgtgtgtgtgtgtttgctctaaggggttccaggcactgggctctgtaaagcgtgtgtgtgagtgtgtgtgtgtgtgagagtgtgtgtgtgtgtgtgtgtgtgtgtatgtgtgtgtgtgtgtatgtgtgtgtgtgtgtgtgagagtgtgtttgtgtgtgtgtgtgtgtgtgtgtgtatgtgtgtgtgtgagagcgtgtgtgtgtgagagcgtgtgtgtgtgtgtgtgcgtgtgtgtgtgcgtttgctcTAAGGGgttccaggcactgggctctgtaaataTTATGTTCTGTATTAATATCTATACTctgttatataaataaaatgtaatttaatttatcGTAGTgtctaaatcattaaaaagactTCCACAGTtgttctgcaacacacacacacacacacacacacacacacacacacacactgtatgtcttaaacacACGTCATGCACAGGTAAGGTGTCTGCCTGCAACCAACCAGCCACCTGAGTAGACAGAAGTGAGTACAGAACAACGCCTAGccctgaccctaacccctgtgtgacccctgaccctaaccctgaccctagccctgacccctgtgtgacccCTGAGCCCTGACCCTAAGCCCTGAGGGTTGAAATACtgaactactactactgctactcaACCTCAGTACAgcacctgacccccccccccacacacacacacacctgctgaccACTTCCTCCCCGaggcacctcacacactcacacacacaccgaggcacaggaagtgacatcgcTGAGGCAGGAGACACATGCAGGGTCAGCAGgccaacaggaagtgacatcgcTGAGGCAGGAGACACATGCCAACAGGAAATGAAACATGAGCACGGAATCACGCGGAGAGATTGGAATcaggacctctctctctctctctctctcacacacacacacacacacacacacacacacacacacacacacacacacacacacacacacacacacacacacactaattcattTGACGCCTGTTCACACACcttggtatatgtgtgtgtgtgagagagagagagagaaagaaaatagacTGAAACCAGTCAGGCttgttccctccctttctctctctacctccaatCCACTCCTATAAGCCTCAAAACCAGTGCCtggcagagaacacacacacacacacgcacacacacacacacacacacacacacagagagaaagagaaagagagagagagagaggcgcgcagacacacacacacacacacacacacacaccacacacacacacacacacacacacacacagagagagagagagagaaaggagaaagagaggcgcacacacacacacacacacacacacacacacacacacagaagtcttCAGCTCCAACACTATCAAAACAGCCTCCTGCCTCCCAGGACCATCTCATTAAGGACCATCtcacagcaacagagagagagagagagagagagagagagagagagagagagggagagagagggagagggagagagagggagagagagggagagggagagagagaggaggaaaagaaagagagaaaaagagggaagagaaataTCTCTGCTGAAGATGGAGAGTagcatggagcacacacacactaactcatgcacacacacacgcacacaaactcatgcacacacacacgcatgcacacacacacgcaaactcatgcacacacactaactcatgcacacacactaactcatgcacacacacacgcaaactcatgcacacacacccacaaaactcatgcacacatacacacaagcccaagcacacacacacacacacacaaacacaagcacccatacccacacacgcacacgccatCTAAACACACAAGGGGCCAATCACTGCCACACCCTTacacacccaaaaacacacCCTAACCACAAgaaggtgagagtgtgtg
Above is a window of Clupea harengus chromosome 14, Ch_v2.0.2, whole genome shotgun sequence DNA encoding:
- the klc1a gene encoding kinesin light chain 1, with translation MREDMSSAVCVSEGGVVVCVGDGEAQEERVAQEELVCRTREVVQGLEALRAEHQSILEGLVDTHTHTLSHTLTHSLTHSLERLKHSPDARASHDKSTFIHKSLEMLELGLSEAQVMLALSGHLSAVEAEKQKLRAQVRRLCQENQWLRDELANTQQKLQRSEQSVAQLDEEKKHLEFMNQLKKYDQDLSPTDDKDSDSGRETLDDLFPDDQDEPGPGIQAPHSSAAAVAAQQGGYEIPARLRTLHNLVIQYASQGRYEVAVPLCKQALEDLEKTSGHDHPDVATMLNILALVYRDQNKYKEAANLLNDALAIREKTLGRDHPAVAATLNNLAVLYGKRGKYKEAEPLCKRALEIREKVLGKDHPDVAKQLNNLALLCQNQGKYDEVEYYYQRALDIYQSRLGPDDPNVAKTKNNLASCYLKQGKFKQAETLYKEILTRAHEREFGSVDDENKPIWMHAEEREEQSKWKQKEGSPFGEYGGWYKACKVDSPTVTTTLKNLGALYRRQGKFEAAETLEEAATRSRKQGLDSAHKQRVAEVLSDPEAREKQSSRESLTSDTVKYESGPDGGEEVSMSVEWNGDGSGSLKRSGSFSKLRASIRRSSEKLVRKLKGGGNRDNEPKNPGMKRASSLGVLNVPDKPVGEAFKERNHRLRKTRDLSASHTDLAR